In Raphanus sativus cultivar WK10039 chromosome 5, ASM80110v3, whole genome shotgun sequence, the following proteins share a genomic window:
- the LOC108862734 gene encoding protein FAR-RED ELONGATED HYPOCOTYL 3 isoform X1 yields the protein MDIDLRLHSGDLCKEAGDDDEQQQQQHRGLDNEDIDISKIEDDVTVDVQHSDNNNNNNTSVPEQQGVNLEPLNGMEFNSHGEAYTFYQEYSRTVGFNTAIQNSRRSKTTREFIDAKFACSRYGTKREYDKSFNNRPRARQSKQHQEHPPPPPIENVSGGGGGGGRRTCAKTDCKASMHVKRKPDGKWVIHSFVRDHNHELLPAQAVSEQTRKVYAAMAKQFAEYKTVISLKSESKGSFEKGRSLSVVETGDFKVLLEFLSRMQVLNSNFFYAVDLGDDDQRVKSVFWVDAKSRFNYGSFCDVVSLDTTYVRNKYKMPLAVFVGVNQHYQYMVLGCALLSDETAATFSWLMETWLRAMGGQAPKVLITEQDAVLNSVVPEVFPSTQHRLFLWHVLIKVSENLGQVAKQHENFTAKFEKCIYKSWKEEDFARRWWKILARFGLKDDQWMQSLYEDRRKWAPTYMTDVLLAGMSTSQRADSVNAYFDKYLHKKTSVQEFVKLYDMILQDRFEEEAKADSETWNKPPTMKSPSPFEKSVSEVYTPAVFKKFQIEVLGAIACCPREENRDATCSTFRVQDFENNQDFVVTWNQAKAEVSCMCRLFEYKGYLCRHTLNVLQCCHLSSIPSQYILKRWTKDARSQHFPGEPQQLQTRVQRYNDLCQRALKLSEEASISQESYNITFLAIEEALGNCAGVNTSGRSLPDVVTSPTQGLISVEEDNQSRSAVKTTSKKKNPTKKRKVNSEQEVMPVAAPESLQPMDKLSPRTVGLESYYGTQQSVQNLVQLNLMGPNRDNFYGNHQQTIQGLRQLNSIAPSYDSYYTAQQGIHGQGVDFFRPPNFTYDIRDDPNVRTPQLHEDASRHT from the exons ATGGATATAGATCTTAGACTACATTCAGGTGACCTCTGCAAAGAAGCTGGTGACGacgatgaacaacaacaacaacaacacagaGGACTCGACAACGAAGACATAGACATTAGCAAAATCGAGGATGACGTCACCGTCGATGTACAACACTccgataacaacaacaacaacaacactagCGTTCCAGAACAACAAGGCGTGAATCTCGAACCGCTAAACGGCATGGAGTTCAACTCGCACGGTGAAGCCTACACCTTCTACCAAGAGTACTCTCGAACCGTTGGGTTCAACACCGCGATTCAGAACAGTCGCAGGTCTAAAACGACTAGAGAGTTCATCGACGCCAAGTTCGCTTGCTCTCGGTACGGTACGAAACGAGAGTACGACAAGTCTTTCAACAACAGGCCGAGAGCTAGGCAGAGCAAGCAGCACCAGGagcatcctcctcctcctccgataGAGAACGTctctggtggtggtggtggtggtgggaggAGGACGTGCGCGAAGACTGATTGTAAAGCGAGTATGCACGTTAAGAGGAAGCCTGATGGGAAGTGGGTGATTCACAGCTTCGTCAGAGATCATAACCACGAGCTTTTGCCTGCGCAAGCCGTGAGCGAGCAGACGAGGAAGGTTTACGCGGCGATGGCTAAGCAGTTCGCTGAGTACAAGACTGTCATCAGCTTGAAGAGCGAGTCGAAAGGCTCTTTTGAGAAAGGGAGGAGTTTGTCTGTTGTGGAGACTGGGGATTTCAAGGTGCTGCTTGAGTTCTTGTCGCGGATGCAGGTTCTCAACTCCAACTTCTTTTACGCGGTGGATCTTGGGGATGATGATCAGAGGGTGAAGAGTGTGTTTTGGGTGGATGCCAAGAGCAGGTTTAACTATGGCAGTTTTTGTGATGTTGTTTCTCTTGATACTACCTACGTGAGGAACAAGTACAAGATGCCACTTGCTGTTTTTGTTGGTGTGAACCAGCATTACCAGTATATGGTTCTTGGTTGTGCTTTACTATCCGACGAGACGGCAGCAACATTCTCTTGGTTGATGGAGACTTGGCTGAGAGCGATGGGTGGACAAGCTCCGAAAGTTTTGATCACTGAGCAGGATGCTGTGTTGAACTCCGTTGTCCCTGAGGTCTTCCCCAGTACTCAGCATCGCCTTTTTCTTTGGCATGTGTTGATTAAGGTCTCTGAGAATCTTGGTCAAGTTGCTAAGCAACATGAGAATTTTACAGCGAAGTTCGAGAAGTGCATTTATAAATCTTGGAAGGAGGAAGACTTTGCGAGAAGATGGTGGAAGATTCTTGCTAGATTCGGCCTCAAAGACGATCAGTGGATGCAGTCTTTATACGAAGACCGAAGGAAATGGGCACCGACCTACATGACCGACGTTCTTTTGGCGGGGATGTCTACATCTCAGAGAGCTGATAGTGTTAATGCTTACTTCGACAAGTACTTGCATAAGAAGACTAGCGTGCAGGAGTTTGTGAAACTGTATGATATGATTTTgcaagatagatttgaagaaGAAGCCAAAGCTGATTCTGAAACGTGGAACAAGCCGCCGACAATGAAGTCTCCGTCGCCATTTGAGAAGAGTGTTTCCGAAGTCTATACTCCCGCCGTATTCAAAAAGTTCCAGATTGAAGTTTTGGGTGCAATCGCGTGTTGTCCCAGGGAGGAGAACCGAGATGCAACGTGCTCTACTTTCAGAGTTCAGGATTTTGAAAACAACCAGGACTTTGTGGTTACATGGAACCAAGCAAAGGCTGAAGTCTCTTGCATGTGTCGGTTATTTGAGTATAAAGGGTATCTCTGCAGACACACGCTTAATGTTCTCCAGTGTTGTCACCTCTCTTCCATCCCCTCTCAGTACATATTGAAACGGTGGACCAAAGATGCAAGAAGCCAGCATTTTCCAGGAGAACCTCAGCAGTTGCAGACTAGGGTACAGAGGTATAACGATTTGTGCCAGAGAGCTTTAAAGCTGAGTGAAGAGGCATCCATCTCTCAAGAGAGTTACAATATTACATTCCTTGCTATTGAAGAAGCTTTGGGAAACTGTGCTGGTGTTAATACTTCCGGCAGAAGTCTTCCAGATGTGGTCACGTCACCAACTCAAGGTCTGATATCCGTCGAGGAGGATAACCAGAGCAGAAGTGCAGTCAAGACGACGAGCAAGAAAAAGAATCCtactaagaaaagaaaa GTGAACTCAGAGCAGGAGGTTATGCCAGTTGCAGCGCCAGAAAGCTTGCAACCGATG GATAAGTTGAGTCCAAGGACAGTTGGCTTAGAAAGTTATTATGGAACACAGCAGAGCGTGCAAAATTTG GTCCAGCTAAACTTAATGGGGCCAAATCGCGATAACTTTTATGGGAATCATCAACAAACAATTCAAGGATTG CGACAGTTGAACTCAATAGCACCAAGCTACGATAGTTACTACACTGCTCAGCAAGGCATCCATGGACAG gGAGTAGATTTCTTCCGTCCTCCCAACTTTACTTACGATATCCGG GATGATCCTAATGTGAGGACGCCACAGTTGCATGAGGACGCGTCTAGACACACTTGA
- the LOC108862734 gene encoding protein FAR-RED ELONGATED HYPOCOTYL 3 isoform X2, with protein sequence MDIDLRLHSGDLCKEAGDDDEQQQQQHRGLDNEDIDISKIEDDVTVDVQHSDNNNNNNTSVPEQQGVNLEPLNGMEFNSHGEAYTFYQEYSRTVGFNTAIQNSRRSKTTREFIDAKFACSRYGTKREYDKSFNNRPRARQSKQHQEHPPPPPIENVSGGGGGGGRRTCAKTDCKASMHVKRKPDGKWVIHSFVRDHNHELLPAQAVSEQTRKVYAAMAKQFAEYKTVISLKSESKGSFEKGRSLSVVETGDFKVLLEFLSRMQVLNSNFFYAVDLGDDDQRVKSVFWVDAKSRFNYGSFCDVVSLDTTYVRNKYKMPLAVFVGVNQHYQYMVLGCALLSDETAATFSWLMETWLRAMGGQAPKVLITEQDAVLNSVVPEVFPSTQHRLFLWHVLIKVSENLGQVAKQHENFTAKFEKCIYKSWKEEDFARRWWKILARFGLKDDQWMQSLYEDRRKWAPTYMTDVLLAGMSTSQRADSVNAYFDKYLHKKTSVQEFVKLYDMILQDRFEEEAKADSETWNKPPTMKSPSPFEKSVSEVYTPAVFKKFQIEVLGAIACCPREENRDATCSTFRVQDFENNQDFVVTWNQAKAEVSCMCRLFEYKGYLCRHTLNVLQCCHLSSIPSQYILKRWTKDARSQHFPGEPQQLQTRVQRYNDLCQRALKLSEEASISQESYNITFLAIEEALGNCAGVNTSGRSLPDVVTSPTQGLISVEEDNQSRSAVKTTSKKKNPTKKRKVNSEQEVMPVAAPESLQPMDKLSPRTVGLESYYGTQQSVQNLVQLNLMGPNRDNFYGNHQQTIQGLLNSIAPSYDSYYTAQQGIHGQGVDFFRPPNFTYDIRDDPNVRTPQLHEDASRHT encoded by the exons ATGGATATAGATCTTAGACTACATTCAGGTGACCTCTGCAAAGAAGCTGGTGACGacgatgaacaacaacaacaacaacacagaGGACTCGACAACGAAGACATAGACATTAGCAAAATCGAGGATGACGTCACCGTCGATGTACAACACTccgataacaacaacaacaacaacactagCGTTCCAGAACAACAAGGCGTGAATCTCGAACCGCTAAACGGCATGGAGTTCAACTCGCACGGTGAAGCCTACACCTTCTACCAAGAGTACTCTCGAACCGTTGGGTTCAACACCGCGATTCAGAACAGTCGCAGGTCTAAAACGACTAGAGAGTTCATCGACGCCAAGTTCGCTTGCTCTCGGTACGGTACGAAACGAGAGTACGACAAGTCTTTCAACAACAGGCCGAGAGCTAGGCAGAGCAAGCAGCACCAGGagcatcctcctcctcctccgataGAGAACGTctctggtggtggtggtggtggtgggaggAGGACGTGCGCGAAGACTGATTGTAAAGCGAGTATGCACGTTAAGAGGAAGCCTGATGGGAAGTGGGTGATTCACAGCTTCGTCAGAGATCATAACCACGAGCTTTTGCCTGCGCAAGCCGTGAGCGAGCAGACGAGGAAGGTTTACGCGGCGATGGCTAAGCAGTTCGCTGAGTACAAGACTGTCATCAGCTTGAAGAGCGAGTCGAAAGGCTCTTTTGAGAAAGGGAGGAGTTTGTCTGTTGTGGAGACTGGGGATTTCAAGGTGCTGCTTGAGTTCTTGTCGCGGATGCAGGTTCTCAACTCCAACTTCTTTTACGCGGTGGATCTTGGGGATGATGATCAGAGGGTGAAGAGTGTGTTTTGGGTGGATGCCAAGAGCAGGTTTAACTATGGCAGTTTTTGTGATGTTGTTTCTCTTGATACTACCTACGTGAGGAACAAGTACAAGATGCCACTTGCTGTTTTTGTTGGTGTGAACCAGCATTACCAGTATATGGTTCTTGGTTGTGCTTTACTATCCGACGAGACGGCAGCAACATTCTCTTGGTTGATGGAGACTTGGCTGAGAGCGATGGGTGGACAAGCTCCGAAAGTTTTGATCACTGAGCAGGATGCTGTGTTGAACTCCGTTGTCCCTGAGGTCTTCCCCAGTACTCAGCATCGCCTTTTTCTTTGGCATGTGTTGATTAAGGTCTCTGAGAATCTTGGTCAAGTTGCTAAGCAACATGAGAATTTTACAGCGAAGTTCGAGAAGTGCATTTATAAATCTTGGAAGGAGGAAGACTTTGCGAGAAGATGGTGGAAGATTCTTGCTAGATTCGGCCTCAAAGACGATCAGTGGATGCAGTCTTTATACGAAGACCGAAGGAAATGGGCACCGACCTACATGACCGACGTTCTTTTGGCGGGGATGTCTACATCTCAGAGAGCTGATAGTGTTAATGCTTACTTCGACAAGTACTTGCATAAGAAGACTAGCGTGCAGGAGTTTGTGAAACTGTATGATATGATTTTgcaagatagatttgaagaaGAAGCCAAAGCTGATTCTGAAACGTGGAACAAGCCGCCGACAATGAAGTCTCCGTCGCCATTTGAGAAGAGTGTTTCCGAAGTCTATACTCCCGCCGTATTCAAAAAGTTCCAGATTGAAGTTTTGGGTGCAATCGCGTGTTGTCCCAGGGAGGAGAACCGAGATGCAACGTGCTCTACTTTCAGAGTTCAGGATTTTGAAAACAACCAGGACTTTGTGGTTACATGGAACCAAGCAAAGGCTGAAGTCTCTTGCATGTGTCGGTTATTTGAGTATAAAGGGTATCTCTGCAGACACACGCTTAATGTTCTCCAGTGTTGTCACCTCTCTTCCATCCCCTCTCAGTACATATTGAAACGGTGGACCAAAGATGCAAGAAGCCAGCATTTTCCAGGAGAACCTCAGCAGTTGCAGACTAGGGTACAGAGGTATAACGATTTGTGCCAGAGAGCTTTAAAGCTGAGTGAAGAGGCATCCATCTCTCAAGAGAGTTACAATATTACATTCCTTGCTATTGAAGAAGCTTTGGGAAACTGTGCTGGTGTTAATACTTCCGGCAGAAGTCTTCCAGATGTGGTCACGTCACCAACTCAAGGTCTGATATCCGTCGAGGAGGATAACCAGAGCAGAAGTGCAGTCAAGACGACGAGCAAGAAAAAGAATCCtactaagaaaagaaaa GTGAACTCAGAGCAGGAGGTTATGCCAGTTGCAGCGCCAGAAAGCTTGCAACCGATG GATAAGTTGAGTCCAAGGACAGTTGGCTTAGAAAGTTATTATGGAACACAGCAGAGCGTGCAAAATTTG GTCCAGCTAAACTTAATGGGGCCAAATCGCGATAACTTTTATGGGAATCATCAACAAACAATTCAAGGATTG TTGAACTCAATAGCACCAAGCTACGATAGTTACTACACTGCTCAGCAAGGCATCCATGGACAG gGAGTAGATTTCTTCCGTCCTCCCAACTTTACTTACGATATCCGG GATGATCCTAATGTGAGGACGCCACAGTTGCATGAGGACGCGTCTAGACACACTTGA
- the LOC108856185 gene encoding protein IQ-DOMAIN 5 isoform X2, with amino-acid sequence MGASGRWIKALVGFTKSDKSKSKKKDDNIATKSRFGRNHSVDFDAEKFQHGFEDSNPHRSMVDNGVSTSTSIQSYGAAYEEQRKEHMAATRIQTAFRAFLARRALRALKRLVRLQALVRGHAVRKQAAVTLRCMQALVRVQARVRARRVRLALESETGQQMLQQQFADDEARVREIEEGWCDSIGSVEQIQAKILKRQEAAAKRERAMAYALTHQWQAGTRQLSAHSGFQPDKNNWGWNWLERWMAVRPWENRFLDSNLRDDAILGENNMDQTENVHKTQMKSASKMTKTSNLASGVSSQKVTGPSPSDGNSSSPGISSSVPVPVVSKVRSKLAKDDLAVVEVNSRPGAGPRSQSNPKERSRASDRASKERLSLPNSGKSLGSQSAKAKSAQNQTRRNSDPIKQRLA; translated from the exons ATGGGTGCTTCAGGGAGATGGATTAAAGCGTTAGTTGGTTTCACCAAATCTGATAAGTCAAAGTCTAAAAAGAAGGATGATAAT ATTGCAACCAAGAGCCGGTTTGGGAGAAACCATTCTGTTGATTTTGATGCTGAGAAGTTTCAACATGGGTTTGAAGATTCTAATCCGCATAGGAGCATGGTTGATAATGGGGTCTCTACTTCAACTTCAATACAATCGTATGGTGCTGCTTATGAAGAACAAAGGAAGGAACATATGGCTGCAACGCGGATTCAAACAGCTTTTCGAGCGTTTCTG gCTAGAAGGGCTTTACGAGCATTGAAGAGATTGGTTAGACTTCAAGCCCTTGTCAGAGGACACGCGGTGAGAAAGCAAGCTGCTGTAACGCTCCGATGCATGCAAGCGTTAGTCAGAGTTCAGGCTCGTGTACGCGCGAGACGTGTCCGTCTAGCATTGGAAAGTGAAACGGGTCAGCAGATGCTTCAGCAACAGTTTGCAGATGATGAAGCCAGAGTTCGAGAAATAGAG GAAGGTTGGTGTGATAGCATTGGTTCTGTTGAACAAATCCAAGCCAAGATACTAAAGAGGCAGGAAGCTGCAGCTAAGCGTGAGAGGGCTATGGCATATGCTTTGACTCACCAG TGGCAAGCTGGGACTCGGCAGTTATCTGCACACAGTGGCTTTCAACCAGACAAAAACAACTGGGGATGGAACTGGTTAGAAAGATGGATGGCTGTTCGTCCATGGGAGAACCGGTTTCTGGACAGTAACCTAAGGGACGACGCCATATTAGGTGAAAACAATATGGATCAAACCGAGAATGTGCACAAAACTCAGATGAAAAGTGCAAGCAAGATGACAAAGACTTCAAACCTTGCGTCCGGTGTTTCGAGTCAGAAGGTAACCGGGCCATCTCCCTCGGATGGTAATTCGTCTTCACCTGGGATATCTTCAAGCGTGCCAGTCCCAGTGGTGTCCAAGGTTAGGTCAAAGCTCGCTAAAGACGATCTTGCTGTAGTAGAAGTTAACTCAAGACCTGGTGCTGGTCCAAGATCACAGAGCAATCCAAAAGAAAGATCAAGAGCGTCAGATAGAGCTTCTAAGGAACGATTATCTCTGCCAAACAGTG GAAAATCCTTGGGATCCCAGTCAGCTAAAGCCAAATCTGCACAAAACCAGACAAGACGCAACTCGGACCCAATAAAACAGAGGCTTGCATAG
- the LOC108856185 gene encoding protein IQ-DOMAIN 5 isoform X1: MGASGRWIKALVGFTKSDKSKSKKKDDNVKIATKSRFGRNHSVDFDAEKFQHGFEDSNPHRSMVDNGVSTSTSIQSYGAAYEEQRKEHMAATRIQTAFRAFLARRALRALKRLVRLQALVRGHAVRKQAAVTLRCMQALVRVQARVRARRVRLALESETGQQMLQQQFADDEARVREIEEGWCDSIGSVEQIQAKILKRQEAAAKRERAMAYALTHQWQAGTRQLSAHSGFQPDKNNWGWNWLERWMAVRPWENRFLDSNLRDDAILGENNMDQTENVHKTQMKSASKMTKTSNLASGVSSQKVTGPSPSDGNSSSPGISSSVPVPVVSKVRSKLAKDDLAVVEVNSRPGAGPRSQSNPKERSRASDRASKERLSLPNSGKSLGSQSAKAKSAQNQTRRNSDPIKQRLA, encoded by the exons ATGGGTGCTTCAGGGAGATGGATTAAAGCGTTAGTTGGTTTCACCAAATCTGATAAGTCAAAGTCTAAAAAGAAGGATGATAAT GTGAAGATTGCAACCAAGAGCCGGTTTGGGAGAAACCATTCTGTTGATTTTGATGCTGAGAAGTTTCAACATGGGTTTGAAGATTCTAATCCGCATAGGAGCATGGTTGATAATGGGGTCTCTACTTCAACTTCAATACAATCGTATGGTGCTGCTTATGAAGAACAAAGGAAGGAACATATGGCTGCAACGCGGATTCAAACAGCTTTTCGAGCGTTTCTG gCTAGAAGGGCTTTACGAGCATTGAAGAGATTGGTTAGACTTCAAGCCCTTGTCAGAGGACACGCGGTGAGAAAGCAAGCTGCTGTAACGCTCCGATGCATGCAAGCGTTAGTCAGAGTTCAGGCTCGTGTACGCGCGAGACGTGTCCGTCTAGCATTGGAAAGTGAAACGGGTCAGCAGATGCTTCAGCAACAGTTTGCAGATGATGAAGCCAGAGTTCGAGAAATAGAG GAAGGTTGGTGTGATAGCATTGGTTCTGTTGAACAAATCCAAGCCAAGATACTAAAGAGGCAGGAAGCTGCAGCTAAGCGTGAGAGGGCTATGGCATATGCTTTGACTCACCAG TGGCAAGCTGGGACTCGGCAGTTATCTGCACACAGTGGCTTTCAACCAGACAAAAACAACTGGGGATGGAACTGGTTAGAAAGATGGATGGCTGTTCGTCCATGGGAGAACCGGTTTCTGGACAGTAACCTAAGGGACGACGCCATATTAGGTGAAAACAATATGGATCAAACCGAGAATGTGCACAAAACTCAGATGAAAAGTGCAAGCAAGATGACAAAGACTTCAAACCTTGCGTCCGGTGTTTCGAGTCAGAAGGTAACCGGGCCATCTCCCTCGGATGGTAATTCGTCTTCACCTGGGATATCTTCAAGCGTGCCAGTCCCAGTGGTGTCCAAGGTTAGGTCAAAGCTCGCTAAAGACGATCTTGCTGTAGTAGAAGTTAACTCAAGACCTGGTGCTGGTCCAAGATCACAGAGCAATCCAAAAGAAAGATCAAGAGCGTCAGATAGAGCTTCTAAGGAACGATTATCTCTGCCAAACAGTG GAAAATCCTTGGGATCCCAGTCAGCTAAAGCCAAATCTGCACAAAACCAGACAAGACGCAACTCGGACCCAATAAAACAGAGGCTTGCATAG
- the LOC108836244 gene encoding gamma-aminobutyrate transaminase POP2, mitochondrial isoform X1, with protein sequence MAVVNSLRRLARTTQVTLQSRYAVSSKYMPGSRIFTTEASPDKLGSKGHDMLAPFTAGWQSADLDPLIIAKSEGSYVYDDHGKKYLDSLAGLWCTALGGNEPRLVSAAVGQLDTLPFYHSFWNRTTKPSLDLAKDLIEMFTAKKMAKAFFTNSGSEANDTQVKLVWYYNNALGRPEKKKFIARKKSYHGSTLISASLSGLPALHQNFDLPAPFVLHTDCPHYWRFHLPGETEEEFSTRLAKNLEDLIIKEGPETIGAFIAEPVMGAGGVIPPPATYFEKIQAVVKKYDILFIADEVICAFGRLGTMFGCDKYNIKPDLVSLAKALSSAYMPIGAILMSQEVADVIYSQSNKLGAFSHGFTYSGHPVSCAVAIEALKIYKERNIPEHVARVAPRFQDGLKAFAKSSPIIGEIRGTGLILGTEFTDNKSPNELFPPEWGVGAYFGAECQKRGMLVRVAGDGIMMSPPLIISPEEIDELIDIYGKALKATEERVKELKAQHKK encoded by the exons ATGGCAGTGGTCAACAGCCTCCGACGATTGGCGCGCACTACCCAG GTTACTTTGCAGAGCAGGTATGCTGTTTCTTCCAAATACATGCCTGGCTCGAGAATCTTCACTACAGAAGCATCACCAGACAAGCTTGG GTCTAAAGGGCATGATATGCTAGCTCCTTTTACAGCTGGGTGGCAGAGTGCTGATTTAGATCCTCTGATCATTGCCAAATCCGAG GGGAGTTATGTGTATGATGACCATGGCAAGAAGTATCTTGATTCTCTCGCTGGTCTATGGTGTACAGCCTTAG GAGGAAATGAGCCACGTCTTGTTTCTGCTGCGGTAGGGCAGCTGGACACCTTGCCGTTTTACCACTCCTTTTGGAACCGTACTACTAAACCATCTCTG GATCTTGCTAAGGATCTTATAGAGATGTTCACTGCCAAGAAAATGGCCAAAGCTTTTTTTACAAACAGTGGATCAGAAGCCAATGATACACAG GTCAAGCTGGTTTGGTATTACAATAACGCACTTGGAAGGCCTGAGAAGAAGAAATTTATCGCGAGAAAGAAATC GTACCATGGCTCCACTTTAATATCAGCAAGTTTGTCCGG TCTCCCAGCGCTGCATCAAAACTTTGATTTACCTGCACCGTTTGTGTTGCACACAGATTGCCCTCATTACTGGCGttttcatcttccag GGGAAACGGAAGAGGAGTTCTCAACCAGATTAGCCAAGAATTTAGAGGATCTTATCATTAAAGAGGGACCAGAAACT ATTGGTGCTTTTATCGCTGAACCAGTAATGGGTGCTGGTGGTGTGATACCTCCACCTGCTACTTACTTTGAAAAG ATTCAAGCTGTTGTTAAGAAGTATGATATCCTGTTCATTGCTGATGAG GTGATTTGTGCATTTGGAAGACTTGGGACAATGTTTGGCTGTGATAAATACAACATCAAGCCAGATCTTGTGTCCTTAGCCAAG GCACTATCCTCAGCGTACATGCCAATTGGAGCCATTCTTATGAGTCAAGAAGTAGCAGATGTCATATATTCTCAAAGCAACAAGCTAG GTGCTTTCTCCCATGGATTTACTTACTCTGGTCATCCAGTTTCATGTGCTGTAGCAATTGAAGCGTTAAAGATATACAA AGAGAGGAACATACCAGAACATGTCGCCAGAGTTGCCCCAAGGTTTCAAGATGGTCTTAAAGCTTTTGCCAAGAGTAGTCCTATTATTGGAGAG ATAAGAGGAACGGGTTTAATTCTGGGGACTGAGTTTACAGACAACAAATCTCCAAACGAACTGTTTCCACCAGAATGGG GTGTTGGCGCATATTTTGGAGCCGAGTGCCAGAAGCGTGGTATGCTAGTCCGTGTTGCAGGTGATGGCATTATGATGTCTCCACCGCTCATTATCTCACCTGAAGAGATCGACGAG TTGATTGATATCTACGGGAAGGCATTGAAAGCTACGGAAGAGAGGGTAAAAGAACTCAAGGCTCAACACAAGAAGTGA
- the LOC108836244 gene encoding gamma-aminobutyrate transaminase POP2, mitochondrial isoform X2 has translation MAVVNSLRRLARTTQSRYAVSSKYMPGSRIFTTEASPDKLGSKGHDMLAPFTAGWQSADLDPLIIAKSEGSYVYDDHGKKYLDSLAGLWCTALGGNEPRLVSAAVGQLDTLPFYHSFWNRTTKPSLDLAKDLIEMFTAKKMAKAFFTNSGSEANDTQVKLVWYYNNALGRPEKKKFIARKKSYHGSTLISASLSGLPALHQNFDLPAPFVLHTDCPHYWRFHLPGETEEEFSTRLAKNLEDLIIKEGPETIGAFIAEPVMGAGGVIPPPATYFEKIQAVVKKYDILFIADEVICAFGRLGTMFGCDKYNIKPDLVSLAKALSSAYMPIGAILMSQEVADVIYSQSNKLGAFSHGFTYSGHPVSCAVAIEALKIYKERNIPEHVARVAPRFQDGLKAFAKSSPIIGEIRGTGLILGTEFTDNKSPNELFPPEWGVGAYFGAECQKRGMLVRVAGDGIMMSPPLIISPEEIDELIDIYGKALKATEERVKELKAQHKK, from the exons ATGGCAGTGGTCAACAGCCTCCGACGATTGGCGCGCACTACCCAG AGCAGGTATGCTGTTTCTTCCAAATACATGCCTGGCTCGAGAATCTTCACTACAGAAGCATCACCAGACAAGCTTGG GTCTAAAGGGCATGATATGCTAGCTCCTTTTACAGCTGGGTGGCAGAGTGCTGATTTAGATCCTCTGATCATTGCCAAATCCGAG GGGAGTTATGTGTATGATGACCATGGCAAGAAGTATCTTGATTCTCTCGCTGGTCTATGGTGTACAGCCTTAG GAGGAAATGAGCCACGTCTTGTTTCTGCTGCGGTAGGGCAGCTGGACACCTTGCCGTTTTACCACTCCTTTTGGAACCGTACTACTAAACCATCTCTG GATCTTGCTAAGGATCTTATAGAGATGTTCACTGCCAAGAAAATGGCCAAAGCTTTTTTTACAAACAGTGGATCAGAAGCCAATGATACACAG GTCAAGCTGGTTTGGTATTACAATAACGCACTTGGAAGGCCTGAGAAGAAGAAATTTATCGCGAGAAAGAAATC GTACCATGGCTCCACTTTAATATCAGCAAGTTTGTCCGG TCTCCCAGCGCTGCATCAAAACTTTGATTTACCTGCACCGTTTGTGTTGCACACAGATTGCCCTCATTACTGGCGttttcatcttccag GGGAAACGGAAGAGGAGTTCTCAACCAGATTAGCCAAGAATTTAGAGGATCTTATCATTAAAGAGGGACCAGAAACT ATTGGTGCTTTTATCGCTGAACCAGTAATGGGTGCTGGTGGTGTGATACCTCCACCTGCTACTTACTTTGAAAAG ATTCAAGCTGTTGTTAAGAAGTATGATATCCTGTTCATTGCTGATGAG GTGATTTGTGCATTTGGAAGACTTGGGACAATGTTTGGCTGTGATAAATACAACATCAAGCCAGATCTTGTGTCCTTAGCCAAG GCACTATCCTCAGCGTACATGCCAATTGGAGCCATTCTTATGAGTCAAGAAGTAGCAGATGTCATATATTCTCAAAGCAACAAGCTAG GTGCTTTCTCCCATGGATTTACTTACTCTGGTCATCCAGTTTCATGTGCTGTAGCAATTGAAGCGTTAAAGATATACAA AGAGAGGAACATACCAGAACATGTCGCCAGAGTTGCCCCAAGGTTTCAAGATGGTCTTAAAGCTTTTGCCAAGAGTAGTCCTATTATTGGAGAG ATAAGAGGAACGGGTTTAATTCTGGGGACTGAGTTTACAGACAACAAATCTCCAAACGAACTGTTTCCACCAGAATGGG GTGTTGGCGCATATTTTGGAGCCGAGTGCCAGAAGCGTGGTATGCTAGTCCGTGTTGCAGGTGATGGCATTATGATGTCTCCACCGCTCATTATCTCACCTGAAGAGATCGACGAG TTGATTGATATCTACGGGAAGGCATTGAAAGCTACGGAAGAGAGGGTAAAAGAACTCAAGGCTCAACACAAGAAGTGA